A genome region from Patescibacteria group bacterium includes the following:
- the gpmI gene encoding 2,3-bisphosphoglycerate-independent phosphoglycerate mutase, with amino-acid sequence MKKYRPVVLIILDGWGIGPPTRVNAVREAQTPVFNDLAKTFPAATLQASGEAVGLPWQEMGNSEVGHLNLGSGRLILQDLPKINNAIEDGSFFKIPAFLEAIEHVKKNNSRLHLMGLLSSGGVHSYMDHLFALLELVKGEDVKDVFIHAFLDGRDTAPQAGLSYLKILDSQIHTLKIGKVATLCGRFFAMDRDNHWDRVEKAYGMMAQGQGKKIQNFYEEIKSYYAQNIFDENIEPLVIVDKNDKPVGLVQDHDALIFFNYRADRAREITSAFIEDDFKKFERGKQIRDLFFVGMTAYSKNCPSHVAFQEEKIKMTLAETLSRAGLFQMHIAETEKYAHVTYFFDGGYEKPWPGEDYVLIPSPRNKNYAEIPQMSAPEVTKRIIQELKAKKYDFIVVNFANPDMVGHTGNLTATISAVEFMDKCLEQIVNEVLAQRGALIITADHGNAEELLDLKTGTTETKHSSNPVPVILIAEDLKGKGRESALDYIDGSYPLGLISDIAPTVLAFLDIPKPKEMTGINLLEVLLK; translated from the coding sequence ATGAAAAAGTATCGTCCCGTAGTTTTAATTATCTTAGACGGTTGGGGCATTGGTCCGCCGACGCGGGTGAACGCTGTGAGGGAAGCGCAGACCCCTGTTTTTAATGATCTTGCTAAAACATTCCCCGCCGCCACATTGCAAGCGTCAGGGGAGGCTGTTGGTTTGCCTTGGCAGGAAATGGGCAACTCCGAAGTTGGGCATTTAAATTTAGGTTCGGGACGGCTCATTTTACAGGACTTGCCTAAGATTAATAACGCTATTGAAGACGGTTCATTTTTTAAAATTCCTGCTTTTTTGGAAGCAATAGAACATGTCAAAAAGAATAATTCCCGTTTGCATTTAATGGGGTTATTGAGCTCTGGCGGTGTGCATAGTTATATGGATCATCTCTTTGCCCTCTTGGAGCTAGTTAAAGGGGAAGATGTTAAAGACGTTTTTATTCACGCTTTTTTAGATGGGCGCGATACTGCTCCGCAGGCCGGTCTTTCTTATCTAAAAATTTTGGATTCCCAAATTCACACTTTAAAAATTGGGAAGGTGGCTACTCTCTGCGGCCGTTTTTTTGCAATGGACCGCGATAATCATTGGGATAGGGTAGAGAAGGCCTATGGGATGATGGCGCAAGGGCAAGGCAAAAAGATACAGAATTTTTATGAGGAAATTAAATCTTATTACGCTCAAAATATTTTTGATGAAAATATTGAGCCCTTGGTTATCGTGGATAAAAATGACAAACCGGTCGGATTAGTGCAAGATCATGATGCTTTAATCTTTTTTAATTATCGGGCAGATCGGGCGCGCGAAATTACCAGCGCTTTTATAGAAGATGATTTCAAAAAGTTTGAACGCGGTAAACAAATCCGTGATTTGTTTTTTGTAGGCATGACAGCTTATAGTAAAAATTGTCCATCTCATGTGGCTTTTCAGGAGGAAAAAATAAAAATGACTTTAGCGGAAACATTAAGCCGGGCAGGACTTTTCCAGATGCATATTGCTGAAACTGAGAAATATGCCCATGTAACTTATTTTTTTGATGGCGGATATGAAAAACCCTGGCCGGGTGAGGATTATGTGTTGATCCCCTCCCCAAGGAATAAAAATTATGCCGAAATACCCCAGATGAGTGCTCCGGAGGTAACGAAGCGTATTATCCAAGAATTGAAAGCAAAGAAATATGACTTTATAGTAGTGAATTTTGCCAATCCAGATATGGTGGGTCATACGGGGAACTTAACCGCTACTATTTCAGCGGTTGAGTTCATGGATAAATGCTTAGAGCAAATTGTGAATGAGGTTTTAGCGCAGCGCGGCGCTCTTATTATAACCGCAGATCATGGAAATGCGGAAGAATTATTAGATCTTAAGACCGGTACCACCGAGACAAAACATAGTAGTAACCCCGTGCCTGTCATTTTGATTGCTGAAGATTTAAAAGGCAAGGGGAGAGAGAGCGCACTTGATTATATTGACGGGAGTTATCCTTTAGGGCTAATTTCCGATATCGCGCCCACAGTTTTAGCGTTCCTGGACATCCCCAAACCTAAAGAGATGACGGGAATCAATCTTCTGGAAGTATTGCTGAAATAA
- a CDS encoding DUF4012 domain-containing protein produces MFSLSTQEEPKHRNLKFIIVILALVLIVGLVFGQPVWAVYSHASRGKSFVAKAEEELSAGNLKDASLHLTLAHQEFLAARDKMGRLAWYKGIPLLGNQVVAIDSLLISASELSGALANLANVANTVLNPLDSTLEKAGEEKKRESLKVLSESTPLLEETKHKLEEAKRDLESISTIGLLPQIGGTIDLMKGKMPLLQKTVDKLILASEVLPNMLGYPQEKTYLFLFQNNTELRPSGGFIGTYGILKLKNGEIASFTTDDSYNLDKQYTSEIETPKPFQDYNKRFEWYFRDSNWSPDFSVAAEKAEWFYKLEGGGEALDGVIAITPTFIEKILQLTGSVKVPDYPYEFTSENFTDQLEFHVEKNFYKFEDKTQRKGIISDFGEILIARALTLPKDKLLELFNIVVQGFSEKHALVYLNDPALQKIIALSDWDGRIKETPSDYFLYVDCNLASLKSDPFVKRTIDYEVNWDGKGNPIARLTMTYNHIGEFNWRSTRYRTYARVYVPKGAELINISGNESEPATYEELGKTVFSFFKVTEPKTTESVTLEYKLPIRITEQAYSLYAQKQAGTVDHELNVKIDWNGAAREFKTDLVEDREFKL; encoded by the coding sequence ATGTTTTCTCTTTCAACTCAAGAAGAACCCAAACATCGCAATTTAAAATTCATTATTGTTATTCTAGCCCTTGTTTTGATTGTGGGTTTGGTTTTTGGTCAGCCGGTGTGGGCAGTCTACTCCCATGCTTCGCGCGGCAAAAGCTTTGTGGCAAAAGCGGAAGAAGAGTTGTCCGCGGGCAATTTAAAAGACGCCTCCTTACATCTAACTCTAGCCCACCAAGAATTCCTTGCCGCCCGCGATAAGATGGGGCGCCTCGCTTGGTATAAAGGAATTCCCCTTCTTGGTAATCAGGTGGTTGCCATAGACAGCCTGCTTATTTCCGCTTCCGAGTTGAGCGGAGCGCTTGCTAACCTAGCCAATGTTGCCAATACCGTTCTGAATCCTCTGGATAGTACACTAGAGAAAGCGGGGGAGGAAAAAAAGAGAGAAAGTCTGAAGGTGCTTTCTGAATCGACACCTTTATTAGAGGAGACTAAGCATAAACTAGAAGAAGCAAAAAGGGATTTAGAGAGTATTAGCACTATCGGTCTTTTGCCGCAAATTGGTGGAACTATTGATTTGATGAAGGGAAAAATGCCCTTATTGCAAAAGACAGTGGATAAACTTATTCTTGCATCGGAGGTTTTACCCAATATGCTGGGATATCCACAAGAGAAGACTTATCTTTTTCTGTTTCAAAATAATACGGAGTTGAGGCCATCGGGTGGTTTTATCGGCACCTATGGTATTTTGAAATTGAAAAATGGCGAGATTGCGAGTTTCACTACCGATGATTCTTATAATTTAGATAAACAGTATACTAGTGAAATTGAGACGCCGAAGCCTTTTCAAGATTATAATAAAAGATTTGAATGGTATTTTCGTGATTCCAACTGGTCCCCTGATTTTTCTGTAGCCGCCGAAAAAGCGGAGTGGTTTTATAAATTAGAAGGGGGAGGGGAAGCATTGGATGGCGTCATCGCTATTACTCCTACGTTCATTGAGAAGATTTTGCAATTGACGGGGTCGGTGAAGGTCCCCGATTATCCTTATGAGTTCACCAGCGAAAATTTTACTGACCAATTGGAATTTCACGTGGAAAAGAATTTTTATAAATTTGAGGATAAAACGCAGCGTAAAGGTATTATTAGCGATTTTGGCGAGATTCTCATTGCTCGGGCATTAACTTTGCCCAAGGATAAATTATTGGAACTCTTTAATATTGTTGTCCAGGGATTTAGTGAAAAGCATGCGTTAGTTTATCTTAATGACCCTGCCTTGCAGAAAATAATTGCTTTATCTGATTGGGATGGGCGGATAAAGGAAACGCCTAGCGATTATTTCTTGTATGTTGATTGCAATTTAGCGAGCCTTAAAAGCGACCCCTTTGTAAAGCGCACTATTGATTATGAGGTGAATTGGGATGGGAAAGGAAATCCTATCGCGCGCCTTACAATGACTTACAATCACATTGGCGAATTTAACTGGCGGTCAACGCGCTACCGCACCTATGCGCGCGTTTATGTGCCCAAAGGAGCGGAATTAATCAATATTTCCGGCAATGAAAGCGAACCCGCGACCTATGAAGAATTAGGCAAGACTGTGTTTTCCTTTTTTAAAGTCACAGAACCAAAAACGACCGAGTCGGTCACTTTAGAATACAAACTGCCGATTAGAATAACTGAGCAAGCTTATTCTCTTTATGCCCAGAAACAGGCAGGGACAGTAGATCACGAGTTAAATGTGAAAATTGACTGGAATGGAGCCGCGCGTGAATTTAAGACCGATTTGGTGGAGGATAGGGAATTTAAATTATAA
- the murG gene encoding undecaprenyldiphospho-muramoylpentapeptide beta-N-acetylglucosaminyltransferase: MRILLTGGGTGGHTIPIVAVVRELVRQRKDLKLFWLGDDHPEERAARENHIPFQKIACGKFRRYFSFWNLIDFFKIPAGIFQSFFLILGFKPNVIFSKGGYVSLPVVIAAWILHKKIIVHESDAVPGLANRIAAHLASKVLLGFNAHSAEKLSAKSLQGKYIFTGNPVRQEILKGDPVKARDFFHLSKDKPTILAMGGSQGARFINDLIRKLLGKLKGYQIVHLTGVQSGSSQRLEPAKGKMRDYRSYSYLDGEKIALAYSIADLIISRAGANSLAEIAACAKPSILIPLPSAASDHQLANAKIFEKRGASIILEQKDLTSRKLISLITSLFKNPNQLETMRKKAKGLAKFDAARKIASEILEK; this comes from the coding sequence ATGCGTATTCTTCTTACTGGCGGCGGTACGGGCGGTCATACAATTCCTATTGTCGCTGTGGTTCGGGAACTCGTGAGACAAAGGAAAGATTTGAAATTGTTTTGGCTGGGAGATGACCATCCCGAGGAGCGAGCAGCGAGAGAAAATCATATCCCTTTTCAAAAAATCGCCTGTGGCAAGTTCAGGCGTTATTTTTCTTTTTGGAATTTGATTGATTTTTTCAAGATTCCGGCGGGGATTTTTCAAAGTTTTTTCTTGATTCTGGGATTTAAGCCCAATGTGATTTTTAGTAAGGGTGGTTATGTGAGTCTACCCGTCGTAATCGCCGCTTGGATTTTGCATAAAAAAATTATTGTCCATGAATCTGATGCGGTGCCAGGGCTTGCAAATAGAATCGCGGCGCACTTGGCGAGTAAAGTTTTATTGGGATTTAATGCGCATTCTGCGGAGAAGCTATCTGCCAAGTCTTTACAGGGTAAATATATTTTTACTGGCAATCCTGTGCGGCAGGAAATTTTGAAGGGTGACCCTGTAAAGGCGCGCGATTTTTTTCATTTGTCGAAAGACAAGCCAACTATTTTGGCGATGGGCGGCAGCCAAGGCGCGCGGTTTATTAACGATTTAATTCGGAAATTATTGGGAAAGTTAAAGGGATATCAGATTGTTCATTTGACAGGGGTACAATCCGGTTCAAGTCAGAGACTTGAACCAGCAAAGGGAAAAATGAGGGACTATCGGTCTTATTCTTATTTAGATGGGGAGAAAATAGCTTTGGCTTATTCTATTGCTGATCTTATCATCTCCCGCGCCGGTGCTAATTCTTTGGCGGAGATTGCGGCTTGCGCTAAGCCGTCAATTTTAATCCCTTTGCCGTCTGCTGCTTCTGATCACCAGCTCGCTAATGCTAAGATTTTTGAAAAAAGAGGGGCGAGTATTATTTTAGAACAAAAAGATTTAACTTCGCGGAAATTGATTAGTTTGATTACAAGTTTATTTAAAAATCCCAATCAGCTTGAAACAATGAGAAAGAAAGCTAAAGGTTTAGCTAAGTTTGATGCGGCTCGAAAGATCGCTTCCGAGATTTTGGAAAAATAA
- a CDS encoding glycosyltransferase family 2 protein, protein MDNFFIVIINYKTPALLRQCLDSILKNNPGMERRILVIDNFSEDESFAMMQKDFPEIKVLASQYNSGFGTAINWGINNAPNTAKYLVFLNPDIIMRGNALEKMLEFMEKRPEVALIGPKLLNPDLSVQSSCRRFITPKLILYRRTFLGRFGFAKKALQKFLMEDINHKKIQEVDWIFGACMMVRLAAIRDVGLMDERYFLYFEDMDWCRRFWEKGWKVYYYPEAEMIHYHRRDSAVESGFSALFNRAARIHIRSAVKYFIKYFGVPKPREERLENNFSRARTLSRQVSR, encoded by the coding sequence ATGGATAATTTTTTTATCGTCATTATCAACTATAAAACCCCTGCGTTATTGCGGCAGTGTTTGGATTCCATTTTAAAAAATAATCCCGGGATGGAAAGGAGAATTTTAGTGATTGACAATTTTTCGGAAGATGAATCTTTCGCGATGATGCAGAAGGATTTTCCCGAGATTAAGGTTCTAGCCTCGCAGTATAATAGCGGTTTTGGAACGGCAATTAATTGGGGAATTAATAACGCGCCCAATACGGCAAAATATTTGGTTTTTTTAAATCCAGACATTATCATGCGAGGCAATGCTTTAGAAAAAATGTTAGAGTTTATGGAGAAGCGCCCCGAGGTCGCTTTAATCGGCCCTAAACTTTTAAATCCAGACTTGTCTGTGCAGAGTTCTTGCCGCAGGTTTATTACCCCGAAACTCATTCTTTATCGGAGAACATTTTTAGGTCGCTTTGGTTTTGCCAAGAAAGCTCTTCAGAAGTTTTTAATGGAAGATATTAATCACAAGAAGATTCAGGAGGTAGATTGGATTTTTGGCGCTTGTATGATGGTGCGGCTAGCGGCTATTAGAGACGTAGGATTAATGGATGAACGTTATTTCTTATATTTTGAAGATATGGATTGGTGCCGGCGTTTTTGGGAAAAAGGTTGGAAGGTTTATTATTATCCGGAAGCCGAAATGATTCATTACCATCGCCGAGATAGCGCGGTTGAATCAGGATTTTCCGCCTTATTCAATCGCGCGGCGCGAATCCATATCAGGAGTGCGGTGAAATATTTTATTAAATACTTCGGAGTGCCGAAGCCAAGGGAAGAAAGATTAGAAAATAATTTCTCGCGGGCACGGACATTGAGCAGACAGGTATCTCGTTAG
- a CDS encoding glycosyltransferase family 2 protein, whose translation MNPKVTINLLGWNSKKYLKQAFDSVLEQTYPNLEIVFIDNGSEDHSVDFVRKIFREIKIIDNKRNLGYAEGHNMGIRQASGQYVICMNPDIILEDDFVARAVGVMEKDDRVGALAGKLLQMKEDGTKTDIIDSTGFKIFKSRRVIDRGHGEADAGQYRKEEQVFGVSGALPVFRKKALQDVRIFGEYFDCDFENYKEDIDLSWRMNLYGWKCVYAPRAIAYHERGTGLGEQAKGKDFLREKKKHSFRAKYFSFKNHSLMLVKNDFLRHYLLDSPFILWYELKRWGYVLLREPRLFGSFLKLVKQLPHAFKKRRAIMANRRVKAREVRSFFE comes from the coding sequence ATGAACCCCAAAGTCACCATCAATCTCTTGGGTTGGAACAGTAAGAAATATCTAAAGCAAGCTTTTGATTCGGTTTTGGAACAGACTTATCCGAATTTGGAAATCGTGTTTATTGATAACGGCTCCGAAGATCATTCGGTGGATTTTGTGCGGAAAATTTTCCGCGAAATTAAGATTATTGACAATAAGAGAAACCTAGGTTATGCCGAGGGTCATAATATGGGAATCAGACAGGCTTCTGGTCAATATGTGATCTGTATGAATCCCGATATCATTTTGGAAGATGATTTTGTTGCGCGCGCGGTTGGAGTGATGGAGAAGGATGACCGCGTCGGCGCTTTGGCGGGTAAACTATTGCAAATGAAAGAGGATGGAACAAAGACTGACATTATTGACTCCACAGGTTTTAAAATTTTTAAAAGCCGCCGCGTGATTGACCGCGGGCACGGTGAAGCTGACGCGGGGCAATATAGGAAAGAAGAGCAAGTTTTTGGCGTTTCAGGCGCTTTGCCTGTCTTTCGGAAAAAAGCGCTTCAAGACGTGCGAATCTTCGGCGAATATTTTGACTGCGATTTTGAAAATTATAAAGAAGACATTGATCTCTCGTGGCGCATGAATCTATACGGCTGGAAATGCGTCTATGCGCCTCGCGCTATCGCCTACCACGAGCGCGGCACAGGCTTAGGCGAACAGGCAAAAGGTAAAGATTTTTTGCGAGAGAAGAAAAAGCATTCTTTCCGCGCGAAATACTTTTCTTTTAAGAATCATAGCTTGATGCTTGTTAAAAACGATTTTCTGCGGCATTATTTATTAGATTCGCCTTTTATCTTATGGTATGAGTTGAAGCGCTGGGGTTATGTTTTATTGCGCGAACCCCGCTTGTTTGGTTCTTTTTTAAAATTAGTGAAGCAACTTCCGCACGCCTTTAAAAAGCGGCGGGCGATTATGGCAAATCGCAGGGTTAAAGCAAGAGAGGTCAGAAGTTTTTTTGAGTGA
- a CDS encoding carbohydrate kinase family protein, translating into MHYDVVTFGGSTRDIVIRTAAGKLITTNHDPLANKLLGFEYGAKIPVLHTYDNFGGGACNVAVGLAKLGLRVACRVNLGRDLDGLKIKKNLKAAKVSGTLISWDRKERTDLSVVIIDEKGGGDHVVFVDKNASNNLNLGRKRFASKWIYISSLTGEWLKLLRDITDLAAKKKMKIYFNPGLAQLSSGYEGLREILRNVEILILTLDEAIELVLSKNKNFSLLAGNIARELFSWGPKIVVITEGARGASAYDGKELNFQEAIKASKVADTTGAGDAFSAAFLGAIALGKDIRTALLWGVKNGASVLKDYGAQSGLLTRKEIEK; encoded by the coding sequence ATGCACTACGATGTGGTAACTTTTGGCGGCTCAACCCGCGATATCGTGATCCGCACCGCAGCAGGCAAGCTAATTACCACCAATCATGATCCATTGGCGAATAAGCTTTTGGGTTTTGAATATGGCGCCAAAATTCCGGTTCTGCATACTTATGATAATTTTGGAGGTGGAGCTTGCAATGTGGCGGTAGGATTAGCAAAATTAGGTTTGCGCGTAGCTTGCCGGGTGAACTTGGGCCGCGACTTGGATGGTCTGAAGATTAAGAAAAATCTTAAAGCCGCGAAAGTTTCCGGGACGCTCATTTCTTGGGATAGAAAAGAGAGGACTGATCTCTCCGTGGTTATTATAGATGAGAAGGGCGGCGGAGATCATGTTGTGTTTGTGGACAAAAATGCAAGCAATAATTTAAATCTGGGACGTAAAAGATTTGCGAGCAAATGGATCTACATTTCTTCCCTCACTGGCGAATGGTTAAAGTTGTTGAGGGATATAACAGATTTGGCGGCAAAGAAGAAAATGAAAATTTACTTTAATCCTGGGTTGGCGCAATTGTCTTCAGGGTATGAAGGGTTGCGAGAGATCTTGCGTAATGTGGAAATTTTAATTTTAACTTTGGATGAGGCGATTGAGCTTGTTTTAAGCAAGAATAAAAATTTTTCTTTGCTTGCTGGTAATATTGCGCGCGAACTTTTTTCTTGGGGTCCCAAGATCGTGGTTATCACAGAAGGGGCCAGAGGAGCATCGGCTTATGATGGTAAAGAACTAAACTTTCAAGAGGCGATAAAAGCGAGTAAGGTTGCGGATACGACGGGCGCTGGCGATGCCTTTTCTGCCGCCTTTTTGGGAGCTATTGCTTTGGGTAAAGACATAAGGACAGCGCTTTTGTGGGGAGTGAAAAATGGCGCCAGCGTGCTCAAAGACTACGGGGCGCAATCAGGGTTGTTGACGAGGAAGGAAATAGAGAAATGA
- the eno gene encoding phosphopyruvate hydratase, with product MSSKIKTIKAREILDSRGEPTIETKIVLDNGLKAKAAVPSGASTGKFEMWELRDNDPKRYLGKGVLTACKNVNNEILEALKGMDVVKQKEIDERMMGLDGTENKSRLGANAILSVSLGVARVAAQMQKLELWQWIRKLSSVPSNNKDSFIIKPISEDLPMPCFNLLEGGKHADNRLSFQEFWAVPAGAGSFTEAVRMGSEVFHCLRELCKEKGYNTNVGDEGGLAPNLDSNQQAVELVVEAMARGGFKMPVDFVLGLDVAASSFFEQGSYLFKNEGLSLSSDQMVGLYCEWVEKYPISVIEDGLAEDDWQGWISLVQKLGEKVQIIGDDLLVTNLQRLKRAIQEKAANAILIKLNQIGTLTETLDCIREAQKNNFDTIISHRSGETCDTFIADLAVGTRAGQIKTGSLSRSERICKYNRLMEIEEQINNF from the coding sequence ATGTCCTCTAAAATAAAAACCATTAAAGCCCGGGAGATCTTAGATTCCCGCGGCGAGCCGACAATTGAAACAAAAATTGTTTTAGATAATGGTTTGAAAGCAAAAGCCGCGGTACCCTCGGGAGCTTCGACGGGTAAGTTTGAGATGTGGGAATTACGGGACAATGACCCGAAAAGATATTTAGGTAAAGGGGTGCTTACAGCTTGCAAGAATGTCAATAATGAAATCTTAGAAGCCTTAAAGGGTATGGATGTTGTAAAACAGAAAGAGATTGACGAGCGGATGATGGGGCTGGATGGCACGGAGAATAAATCCCGTTTGGGGGCAAATGCGATTCTTTCTGTCTCTTTGGGTGTTGCCCGTGTTGCCGCTCAAATGCAAAAATTAGAACTTTGGCAATGGATTCGCAAACTTTCATCTGTGCCGAGCAACAATAAAGATAGTTTTATAATTAAACCAATTTCCGAAGATTTGCCGATGCCCTGTTTCAATCTTTTAGAAGGCGGGAAACATGCGGATAATCGTTTATCCTTTCAGGAGTTTTGGGCGGTTCCAGCAGGGGCAGGGAGTTTTACTGAAGCGGTGAGAATGGGCAGCGAAGTTTTTCATTGTTTGCGCGAACTGTGTAAAGAGAAAGGGTATAATACTAATGTGGGCGACGAGGGAGGATTGGCGCCTAATCTGGATTCTAATCAGCAGGCGGTAGAGCTTGTTGTTGAAGCAATGGCGAGAGGCGGTTTTAAAATGCCTGTGGATTTTGTTTTGGGTTTAGATGTGGCGGCAAGCTCTTTCTTTGAGCAAGGAAGCTATCTTTTTAAAAATGAAGGCTTGTCTCTCTCCAGCGATCAGATGGTCGGTCTTTATTGTGAATGGGTGGAAAAGTATCCGATTTCCGTCATTGAAGATGGTTTAGCTGAAGATGATTGGCAAGGCTGGATTTCGCTTGTGCAGAAATTAGGAGAGAAAGTTCAAATTATTGGCGATGATCTTTTAGTGACCAACCTTCAGAGATTAAAGCGAGCGATTCAAGAAAAGGCAGCAAATGCAATTTTAATCAAGTTAAATCAAATCGGCACTTTAACGGAAACCTTGGATTGTATTAGAGAAGCCCAAAAAAATAATTTTGACACGATTATTTCTCATCGTTCAGGTGAAACTTGCGATACTTTTATCGCTGATTTAGCCGTGGGGACACGGGCAGGACAAATCAAGACCGGCTCCCTTTCTCGGAGTGAGAGGATTTGTAAGTATAATCGGCTGATGGAAATTGAGGAACAGATAAATAATTTCTAA
- the ftsW gene encoding putative lipid II flippase FtsW, with translation MHKPNYSLIITVFALVIFGLVMIGSASSVLSYERFGNNAYYLRHQFFFGALLGFIAWLIFAKIDYHKWQKWAFLALIISLILLILVFIPGIGLGFKGARRWIGAGHFSFQPTELLKLTFVIYLATWLSKKREQVPHFQYGFLPFLAILGVVSFLIVLQPDLGTLSIILLTSVIVFYLAGARFSHLAMIGGILALTFWLLIVIAPYRMNRFVVFRNPETDPQGIGYHLNQALIAEGSGGLWGLGFGQSRQKYSYLPEVAGDSIFAVICEELGFLRVSFLVFIFSFLTYQGFKIARGSPDSFGRLLAGGITSWLCFQAFMNILALSGLIPLTGVPLPLISYGGSAMVISLVAVGILTNISKQTV, from the coding sequence ATGCACAAACCGAATTATTCCTTGATTATTACTGTTTTCGCCTTGGTGATTTTTGGACTGGTGATGATTGGTTCCGCAAGCTCTGTTTTGTCTTATGAAAGATTCGGCAACAATGCTTATTATCTGCGCCACCAATTTTTTTTTGGTGCGCTTTTAGGTTTTATCGCTTGGCTCATCTTTGCGAAAATTGATTATCACAAGTGGCAAAAATGGGCTTTTCTCGCTTTAATTATTTCTTTGATCCTTTTAATTTTAGTGTTTATTCCTGGAATCGGATTGGGTTTTAAGGGAGCGCGGCGCTGGATTGGAGCCGGTCATTTCTCTTTTCAACCCACAGAATTACTTAAACTCACCTTTGTCATCTATCTGGCTACTTGGCTTTCAAAAAAACGCGAGCAGGTCCCCCATTTCCAATATGGTTTTCTGCCCTTTTTAGCTATTTTGGGGGTGGTGAGTTTTTTAATTGTGTTGCAACCAGACCTAGGCACTTTATCTATTATTTTACTCACCTCTGTGATTGTTTTCTATCTAGCCGGCGCCCGCTTCTCTCATTTAGCGATGATTGGCGGTATCTTGGCTTTAACTTTTTGGCTTCTGATTGTGATTGCGCCTTATAGGATGAATCGTTTTGTTGTTTTCCGCAATCCCGAAACGGATCCCCAGGGGATTGGCTACCATTTAAATCAAGCTCTAATTGCGGAAGGTTCGGGAGGGTTATGGGGTTTGGGTTTTGGCCAGTCTAGACAGAAATATAGTTATTTACCCGAGGTCGCCGGAGATTCTATTTTTGCGGTCATCTGTGAGGAGCTGGGCTTCCTCAGGGTTTCCTTTTTAGTGTTTATTTTTTCTTTTTTAACTTACCAAGGTTTTAAGATTGCGCGTGGGAGTCCTGATAGCTTTGGTCGGTTGCTTGCTGGCGGGATCACTTCTTGGCTTTGTTTTCAGGCTTTTATGAATATTCTGGCTTTAAGTGGTTTAATCCCTTTAACGGGGGTTCCTTTGCCCTTGATTAGTTATGGCGGATCTGCTATGGTGATTTCTTTGGTCGCGGTAGGGATTTTGACAAATATCTCAAAACAGACAGTGTAG